A genome region from Acidobacteriota bacterium includes the following:
- the atpF gene encoding F0F1 ATP synthase subunit B, protein MRAPIKTVLGMLLLATTGVVAASGSEGGGGGNALLNPAIGTLFWTLITFALFAFILGKYAWPPLFKALQDREEGIASDLSKAESGRKEAEDLLRQQRELLEQARRERAESVAAGQKEAETLKTEILDEARQEREAMMKKTQQQIDAGIATAKAELRASTANLAIQAAEKLLTRNLDDAGQRKLVEDHLADLERGSGTGGMPS, encoded by the coding sequence ATGCGTGCACCCATCAAGACGGTGCTCGGCATGCTCCTTCTGGCCACGACTGGTGTGGTTGCGGCATCCGGAAGCGAGGGAGGCGGTGGCGGGAACGCGCTGCTGAATCCCGCGATCGGGACGCTGTTCTGGACGCTGATCACATTTGCCCTGTTCGCGTTCATCCTGGGCAAGTATGCCTGGCCACCGCTGTTCAAGGCGCTGCAGGATCGGGAAGAGGGTATCGCCTCCGACCTGTCCAAGGCGGAGAGCGGTCGCAAGGAAGCCGAGGATCTGCTGCGTCAGCAACGCGAGTTGCTGGAGCAGGCCCGTCGTGAGCGGGCCGAATCGGTGGCGGCGGGACAGAAGGAAGCCGAGACGCTCAAGACCGAGATCCTCGACGAGGCTCGGCAAGAGCGTGAAGCGATGATGAAGAAGACGCAACAGCAGATCGACGCAGGCATCGCCACGGCCAAGGCCGAGCTGCGGGCGTCGACGGCGAACCTGGCGATCCAGGCTGCCGAGAAGCTGTTGACCCGCAATCTCGACGATGCGGGCCAACGCAAGCTGGTCGAGGATCATCTGGCGGATCTCGAGCGTGGCTCGGGAACCGGCGGGATGCCTTCCTGA
- the atpE gene encoding ATP synthase F0 subunit C, with amino-acid sequence MENAALAFLGAGIGAGLAVIGGGMGIGRLGGHAMEGIARQPNSAGTIQTAMLIAAALIEGATFFALIICLLLSFK; translated from the coding sequence ATGGAAAACGCTGCTCTGGCATTTCTGGGCGCGGGCATCGGAGCCGGTCTGGCGGTGATCGGTGGTGGTATGGGAATCGGTCGACTCGGTGGCCATGCCATGGAGGGGATCGCCCGACAGCCCAACTCGGCCGGTACGATCCAGACCGCCATGTTGATCGCAGCGGCGCTGATTGAGGGTGCGACCTTCTTCGCGCTGATCATCTGCCTTCTGCTGTCGTTCAAGTAG
- the atpB gene encoding F0F1 ATP synthase subunit A has translation MAKTVAVSEQGAEHVEQGFDAGASIMHHVEDSSSFHLWGDTYIHLPESWELFGVNFAPTKHVVMMWLAGIVILVLFRLAARQTRNPVPKGIRNALEVMLIYLRDDVVRKAIPTHSEAFTGYLLTTFFFILTLNLIGLVPLMATATGNIAVTLGLAIISFLVIHISGLREFGLVGHFKNFIPGGVPWWLIPLIFPLEIFGALIKAGVLAIRLFANMLAGHMVILAFISLIFMLAQSFSPLVGWASSPAAVGLALFVYMLEVLVAFLQAFIFTMLTAQFIGMSVHPSH, from the coding sequence ATGGCGAAAACGGTTGCAGTTTCCGAGCAAGGTGCTGAGCATGTCGAACAGGGGTTCGACGCGGGGGCATCGATCATGCACCACGTGGAGGACAGCTCGTCCTTCCACCTGTGGGGCGATACCTACATCCATCTGCCGGAGAGTTGGGAGCTGTTCGGTGTGAACTTCGCCCCGACCAAGCACGTCGTGATGATGTGGCTGGCCGGCATCGTGATCCTCGTCCTGTTCCGGCTGGCGGCACGCCAGACCCGCAACCCGGTCCCCAAGGGCATCCGCAACGCGCTCGAAGTGATGCTGATCTACCTCCGTGACGACGTCGTACGCAAGGCGATCCCTACGCACTCCGAGGCGTTCACGGGTTATCTGCTGACGACTTTCTTCTTCATCCTGACACTCAACCTGATCGGTCTGGTGCCGCTCATGGCCACGGCGACGGGCAACATCGCCGTCACGCTCGGGCTTGCGATTATTTCGTTCCTCGTCATCCACATCAGCGGCCTTCGAGAGTTCGGTCTGGTGGGGCACTTCAAGAACTTCATTCCCGGCGGCGTGCCATGGTGGTTGATCCCGCTGATCTTCCCGCTGGAGATCTTCGGTGCGCTGATCAAGGCCGGTGTGCTGGCCATCCGTCTGTTTGCCAACATGCTGGCCGGCCACATGGTGATCCTGGCCTTTATCTCGCTGATCTTCATGCTGGCCCAGTCGTTCTCTCCGCTGGTCGGATGGGCCTCTTCTCCGGCGGCGGTCGGGCTTGCTCTGTTCGTTTACATGCTCGAGGTGCTGGTGGCGTTCCTGCAGGCATTCATCTTCACGATGTTGACGGCGCAGTTCATCGGCATGTCGGTTCATCCGTCTCATTAA
- a CDS encoding AtpZ/AtpI family protein: MDHKSKRKAGKLLFVSGPPVGSAVGRGGVEMEPGHEPPDLLRSSLRFVGAGIEMILPAVLFMYVGHRIDRWLDSEPLGIVLGALMGLVLGFVMFLRTVTRK, translated from the coding sequence ATGGATCATAAAAGCAAAAGAAAAGCAGGTAAACTGCTATTCGTCTCGGGCCCGCCGGTCGGGTCCGCCGTGGGCAGGGGAGGCGTCGAGATGGAGCCGGGTCACGAGCCTCCGGACTTACTGAGATCTTCGCTCCGATTTGTCGGCGCGGGCATCGAAATGATCCTGCCCGCTGTGCTATTTATGTACGTCGGCCATCGGATCGACCGCTGGCTGGATTCCGAACCGCTGGGCATCGTGTTAGGTGCTCTGATGGGCCTTGTCCTGGGATTCGTGATGTTCCTGAGGACAGTGACGCGGAAATGA